In a single window of the Acyrthosiphon pisum isolate AL4f chromosome X, pea_aphid_22Mar2018_4r6ur, whole genome shotgun sequence genome:
- the LOC100572328 gene encoding uncharacterized protein LOC100572328 isoform X2, whose protein sequence is MEVGLKKDSPITYSNGKRLFTIDQKVDALVRIKMTGCSKAEVARSLHVAESTFRGWFKNKDIVMKAEAKYNEMKSKSSSTSSDGYKSDDNSKSFSVDGSDNNSSTYTDEREGSVSRFSSPDPCVSNSVRRSPERLHHHQQHHHKLKLKKQQLNNNMTLNNNNNVGGLLGGGLMGTGLNAGLNAGLNASLNASLNAGFNASLSASLNASLSAGLNASLSAGLNASLSAGLGAAGLGGGHGVAGLNGGLSLNQQQQQLQHHLTQLAHHPLHHNMSSLGGLKSSNVTAAAVAAAAAAAAAADLRLNPVEVQNKLGDFYIPTSLPAPPLPGSLNYLSPNFTAENSYNKSSFINTMVTATLMEPQALDLSTHSRNKCKDCKPSLTTTMVTNTTTTTQPSSKILRHNSYRNLYKPYNSRCTDDIVHTRQGINPRNPLWQL, encoded by the exons ATGGAGGTGGGTCTGAAGAAGGACTCGCCCATTACATACAGCAACGGAAAGCGTCTGTTCACCATCGACCAGAAGGTGGACGCGCTGGTCCGCATCAAGATGACTGGTTGTTCAAAGGCCGAAGTGGCCAGGAGCCTACACGTGGCCGAGTCCACGTTCCGCGGCTGGTTTAAGAACAAGGACATTGTTATGAAGGCAGAGGCCAAATACAACGAGATGAAGTCAAAGTCTTCGTCCACGTCATCGGATGGTTATAAGTCGGACGACAATTCTAAATCATTTTCTGTTGACGGCTCAGACAACAACTCATCGACATACACAGATGAGCGGGAGGGAAGCGTGTCACGGTTCAGCAGCCCAGATCCCTGCGTTTCCAATTCAGTTCGTCGCAGTCCCGAGAGACTTCATCACCACCAACAGCATCATCACAAGCTCAAGTTGAAAAAACAACAACTCAACAATAACATGACCttgaacaacaacaacaatgttGGCGGCCTGCTGGGTGGTGGTTTGATGGGTACCGGTCTCAACGCTGGTCTCAATGCTGGCCTTAATGCTAGCCTCAACGCCAGCCTCAACGCCGGGTTCAACGCAAGTCTCAGCGCAAGTCTTAACGCAAGTCTCAGTGCGGGTCTCAACGCAAGTCTCAGTGCCGGTCTCAACGCAAGTCTCAGTGCCGGTCTTGGCGCAGCTGGACTTGGTGGTGGCCATGGCGTCGCCGGCTTAAATGGTGGTCTCAGCCTTAATCAGCAACAGCAACAACTGCAACACCATTTGACCCAGCTTGCCCATCACCCGCTCCATCACAATATGTCGTCACTTGGCGGCCTCAAGAGCAGCAACGTCACCGCCGCAGCAGTTGCCGCAGCTGCCGCAGCCGCAGCGGCCGCCGATCTTAGGCTGAACCCCGTTGAAGTCCAAAACAAGCTCGGCGATTTCTATATCCCGACCTCATTGCCG GCTCCCCCGCTACCAGGTTCACTCAACTATCTATCTCCGAATTTCACTGCGGAAAATTCCTACAACAAGTCGAG TTTCATCAACACCATGGTGACGGCCACGCTGATGGAGCCGCAGGCATTGGACCTGTCCACGCACTCGAGGAATAAGTGTAAGGATTGCAAACCGTCATTAACCACAACCATGGTCACAAACACCACCACCACTACACAACCGAGCTCGAAAATACTGAGGCACAATTCTTACAGAAACCTGTACAAGCCGTATAATAGCAGGTGCACCGACGACATCGTACATACTAGACAAG
- the LOC100572328 gene encoding uncharacterized protein LOC100572328 isoform X5: MEVGLKKDSPITYSNGKRLFTIDQKVDALVRIKMTGCSKAEVARSLHVAESTFRGWFKNKDIVMKAEAKYNEMKSKSSSTSSDGYKSDDNSKSFSVDGSDNNSSTYTDEREGSVSRFSSPDPCVSNSVRRSPERLHHHQQHHHKLKLKKQQLNNNMTLNNNNNVGGLLGGGLMGTGLNAGLNAGLNASLNASLNAGFNASLSASLNASLSAGLNASLSAGLNASLSAGLGAAGLGGGHGVAGLNGGLSLNQQQQQLQHHLTQLAHHPLHHNMSSLGGLKSSNVTAAAVAAAAAAAAAADLRLNPVEVQNKLGDFYIPTSLPAPPLPGSLNYLSPNFTAENSYNKSSFINTMVTATLMEPQALDLSTHSRNKCINPRNPLWQL, translated from the exons ATGGAGGTGGGTCTGAAGAAGGACTCGCCCATTACATACAGCAACGGAAAGCGTCTGTTCACCATCGACCAGAAGGTGGACGCGCTGGTCCGCATCAAGATGACTGGTTGTTCAAAGGCCGAAGTGGCCAGGAGCCTACACGTGGCCGAGTCCACGTTCCGCGGCTGGTTTAAGAACAAGGACATTGTTATGAAGGCAGAGGCCAAATACAACGAGATGAAGTCAAAGTCTTCGTCCACGTCATCGGATGGTTATAAGTCGGACGACAATTCTAAATCATTTTCTGTTGACGGCTCAGACAACAACTCATCGACATACACAGATGAGCGGGAGGGAAGCGTGTCACGGTTCAGCAGCCCAGATCCCTGCGTTTCCAATTCAGTTCGTCGCAGTCCCGAGAGACTTCATCACCACCAACAGCATCATCACAAGCTCAAGTTGAAAAAACAACAACTCAACAATAACATGACCttgaacaacaacaacaatgttGGCGGCCTGCTGGGTGGTGGTTTGATGGGTACCGGTCTCAACGCTGGTCTCAATGCTGGCCTTAATGCTAGCCTCAACGCCAGCCTCAACGCCGGGTTCAACGCAAGTCTCAGCGCAAGTCTTAACGCAAGTCTCAGTGCGGGTCTCAACGCAAGTCTCAGTGCCGGTCTCAACGCAAGTCTCAGTGCCGGTCTTGGCGCAGCTGGACTTGGTGGTGGCCATGGCGTCGCCGGCTTAAATGGTGGTCTCAGCCTTAATCAGCAACAGCAACAACTGCAACACCATTTGACCCAGCTTGCCCATCACCCGCTCCATCACAATATGTCGTCACTTGGCGGCCTCAAGAGCAGCAACGTCACCGCCGCAGCAGTTGCCGCAGCTGCCGCAGCCGCAGCGGCCGCCGATCTTAGGCTGAACCCCGTTGAAGTCCAAAACAAGCTCGGCGATTTCTATATCCCGACCTCATTGCCG GCTCCCCCGCTACCAGGTTCACTCAACTATCTATCTCCGAATTTCACTGCGGAAAATTCCTACAACAAGTCGAG TTTCATCAACACCATGGTGACGGCCACGCTGATGGAGCCGCAGGCATTGGACCTGTCCACGCACTCGAGGAATAAGT
- the LOC100572328 gene encoding uncharacterized protein LOC100572328 isoform X4: MEVGLKKDSPITYSNGKRLFTIDQKVDALVRIKMTGCSKAEVARSLHVAESTFRGWFKNKDIVMKAEAKYNEMKSKSSSTSSDGYKSDDNSKSFSVDGSDNNSSTYTDEREGSVSRFSSPDPCVSNSVRRSPERLHHHQQHHHKLKLKKQQLNNNMTLNNNNNVGGLLGGGLMGTGLNAGLNAGLNASLNASLNAGFNASLSASLNASLSAGLNASLSAGLNASLSAGLGAAGLGGGHGVAGLNGGLSLNQQQQQLQHHLTQLAHHPLHHNMSSLGGLKSSNVTAAAVAAAAAAAAAADLRLNPVEVQNKLGDFYIPTSLPAPPLPGSLNYLSPNFTAENSYNKSSSFINTMVTATLMEPQALDLSTHSRNKCINPRNPLWQL, encoded by the exons ATGGAGGTGGGTCTGAAGAAGGACTCGCCCATTACATACAGCAACGGAAAGCGTCTGTTCACCATCGACCAGAAGGTGGACGCGCTGGTCCGCATCAAGATGACTGGTTGTTCAAAGGCCGAAGTGGCCAGGAGCCTACACGTGGCCGAGTCCACGTTCCGCGGCTGGTTTAAGAACAAGGACATTGTTATGAAGGCAGAGGCCAAATACAACGAGATGAAGTCAAAGTCTTCGTCCACGTCATCGGATGGTTATAAGTCGGACGACAATTCTAAATCATTTTCTGTTGACGGCTCAGACAACAACTCATCGACATACACAGATGAGCGGGAGGGAAGCGTGTCACGGTTCAGCAGCCCAGATCCCTGCGTTTCCAATTCAGTTCGTCGCAGTCCCGAGAGACTTCATCACCACCAACAGCATCATCACAAGCTCAAGTTGAAAAAACAACAACTCAACAATAACATGACCttgaacaacaacaacaatgttGGCGGCCTGCTGGGTGGTGGTTTGATGGGTACCGGTCTCAACGCTGGTCTCAATGCTGGCCTTAATGCTAGCCTCAACGCCAGCCTCAACGCCGGGTTCAACGCAAGTCTCAGCGCAAGTCTTAACGCAAGTCTCAGTGCGGGTCTCAACGCAAGTCTCAGTGCCGGTCTCAACGCAAGTCTCAGTGCCGGTCTTGGCGCAGCTGGACTTGGTGGTGGCCATGGCGTCGCCGGCTTAAATGGTGGTCTCAGCCTTAATCAGCAACAGCAACAACTGCAACACCATTTGACCCAGCTTGCCCATCACCCGCTCCATCACAATATGTCGTCACTTGGCGGCCTCAAGAGCAGCAACGTCACCGCCGCAGCAGTTGCCGCAGCTGCCGCAGCCGCAGCGGCCGCCGATCTTAGGCTGAACCCCGTTGAAGTCCAAAACAAGCTCGGCGATTTCTATATCCCGACCTCATTGCCG GCTCCCCCGCTACCAGGTTCACTCAACTATCTATCTCCGAATTTCACTGCGGAAAATTCCTACAACAAGTCGAG CAGTTTCATCAACACCATGGTGACGGCCACGCTGATGGAGCCGCAGGCATTGGACCTGTCCACGCACTCGAGGAATAAGT
- the LOC100572328 gene encoding uncharacterized protein LOC100572328 isoform X3, producing the protein MEVGLKKDSPITYSNGKRLFTIDQKVDALVRIKMTGCSKAEVARSLHVAESTFRGWFKNKDIVMKAEAKYNEMKSKSSSTSSDGYKSDDNSKSFSVDGSDNNSSTYTDEREGSVSRFSSPDPCVSNSVRRSPERLHHHQQHHHKLKLKKQQLNNNMTLNNNNNVGGLLGGGLMGTGLNAGLNAGLNASLNASLNAGFNASLSASLNASLSAGLNASLSAGLNASLSAGLGAAGLGGGHGVAGLNGGLSLNQQQQQLQHHLTQLAHHPLHHNMSSLGGLKSSNVTAAAVAAAAAAAAAADLRLNPVEVQNKLGDFYIPTSLPAPPLPGSLNYLSPNFTAENSYNKSSSFINTMVTATLMEPQALDLSTHSRNKCKDCKPSLTTTMVTNTTTTTQPSSKILRHNSYRNLYKPYNSRY; encoded by the exons ATGGAGGTGGGTCTGAAGAAGGACTCGCCCATTACATACAGCAACGGAAAGCGTCTGTTCACCATCGACCAGAAGGTGGACGCGCTGGTCCGCATCAAGATGACTGGTTGTTCAAAGGCCGAAGTGGCCAGGAGCCTACACGTGGCCGAGTCCACGTTCCGCGGCTGGTTTAAGAACAAGGACATTGTTATGAAGGCAGAGGCCAAATACAACGAGATGAAGTCAAAGTCTTCGTCCACGTCATCGGATGGTTATAAGTCGGACGACAATTCTAAATCATTTTCTGTTGACGGCTCAGACAACAACTCATCGACATACACAGATGAGCGGGAGGGAAGCGTGTCACGGTTCAGCAGCCCAGATCCCTGCGTTTCCAATTCAGTTCGTCGCAGTCCCGAGAGACTTCATCACCACCAACAGCATCATCACAAGCTCAAGTTGAAAAAACAACAACTCAACAATAACATGACCttgaacaacaacaacaatgttGGCGGCCTGCTGGGTGGTGGTTTGATGGGTACCGGTCTCAACGCTGGTCTCAATGCTGGCCTTAATGCTAGCCTCAACGCCAGCCTCAACGCCGGGTTCAACGCAAGTCTCAGCGCAAGTCTTAACGCAAGTCTCAGTGCGGGTCTCAACGCAAGTCTCAGTGCCGGTCTCAACGCAAGTCTCAGTGCCGGTCTTGGCGCAGCTGGACTTGGTGGTGGCCATGGCGTCGCCGGCTTAAATGGTGGTCTCAGCCTTAATCAGCAACAGCAACAACTGCAACACCATTTGACCCAGCTTGCCCATCACCCGCTCCATCACAATATGTCGTCACTTGGCGGCCTCAAGAGCAGCAACGTCACCGCCGCAGCAGTTGCCGCAGCTGCCGCAGCCGCAGCGGCCGCCGATCTTAGGCTGAACCCCGTTGAAGTCCAAAACAAGCTCGGCGATTTCTATATCCCGACCTCATTGCCG GCTCCCCCGCTACCAGGTTCACTCAACTATCTATCTCCGAATTTCACTGCGGAAAATTCCTACAACAAGTCGAG CAGTTTCATCAACACCATGGTGACGGCCACGCTGATGGAGCCGCAGGCATTGGACCTGTCCACGCACTCGAGGAATAAGTGTAAGGATTGCAAACCGTCATTAACCACAACCATGGTCACAAACACCACCACCACTACACAACCGAGCTCGAAAATACTGAGGCACAATTCTTACAGAAACCTGTACAAGCCGTATAATAGCAG
- the LOC100572328 gene encoding uncharacterized protein LOC100572328 isoform X1 has translation MEVGLKKDSPITYSNGKRLFTIDQKVDALVRIKMTGCSKAEVARSLHVAESTFRGWFKNKDIVMKAEAKYNEMKSKSSSTSSDGYKSDDNSKSFSVDGSDNNSSTYTDEREGSVSRFSSPDPCVSNSVRRSPERLHHHQQHHHKLKLKKQQLNNNMTLNNNNNVGGLLGGGLMGTGLNAGLNAGLNASLNASLNAGFNASLSASLNASLSAGLNASLSAGLNASLSAGLGAAGLGGGHGVAGLNGGLSLNQQQQQLQHHLTQLAHHPLHHNMSSLGGLKSSNVTAAAVAAAAAAAAAADLRLNPVEVQNKLGDFYIPTSLPAPPLPGSLNYLSPNFTAENSYNKSSSFINTMVTATLMEPQALDLSTHSRNKCKDCKPSLTTTMVTNTTTTTQPSSKILRHNSYRNLYKPYNSRCTDDIVHTRQGINPRNPLWQL, from the exons ATGGAGGTGGGTCTGAAGAAGGACTCGCCCATTACATACAGCAACGGAAAGCGTCTGTTCACCATCGACCAGAAGGTGGACGCGCTGGTCCGCATCAAGATGACTGGTTGTTCAAAGGCCGAAGTGGCCAGGAGCCTACACGTGGCCGAGTCCACGTTCCGCGGCTGGTTTAAGAACAAGGACATTGTTATGAAGGCAGAGGCCAAATACAACGAGATGAAGTCAAAGTCTTCGTCCACGTCATCGGATGGTTATAAGTCGGACGACAATTCTAAATCATTTTCTGTTGACGGCTCAGACAACAACTCATCGACATACACAGATGAGCGGGAGGGAAGCGTGTCACGGTTCAGCAGCCCAGATCCCTGCGTTTCCAATTCAGTTCGTCGCAGTCCCGAGAGACTTCATCACCACCAACAGCATCATCACAAGCTCAAGTTGAAAAAACAACAACTCAACAATAACATGACCttgaacaacaacaacaatgttGGCGGCCTGCTGGGTGGTGGTTTGATGGGTACCGGTCTCAACGCTGGTCTCAATGCTGGCCTTAATGCTAGCCTCAACGCCAGCCTCAACGCCGGGTTCAACGCAAGTCTCAGCGCAAGTCTTAACGCAAGTCTCAGTGCGGGTCTCAACGCAAGTCTCAGTGCCGGTCTCAACGCAAGTCTCAGTGCCGGTCTTGGCGCAGCTGGACTTGGTGGTGGCCATGGCGTCGCCGGCTTAAATGGTGGTCTCAGCCTTAATCAGCAACAGCAACAACTGCAACACCATTTGACCCAGCTTGCCCATCACCCGCTCCATCACAATATGTCGTCACTTGGCGGCCTCAAGAGCAGCAACGTCACCGCCGCAGCAGTTGCCGCAGCTGCCGCAGCCGCAGCGGCCGCCGATCTTAGGCTGAACCCCGTTGAAGTCCAAAACAAGCTCGGCGATTTCTATATCCCGACCTCATTGCCG GCTCCCCCGCTACCAGGTTCACTCAACTATCTATCTCCGAATTTCACTGCGGAAAATTCCTACAACAAGTCGAG CAGTTTCATCAACACCATGGTGACGGCCACGCTGATGGAGCCGCAGGCATTGGACCTGTCCACGCACTCGAGGAATAAGTGTAAGGATTGCAAACCGTCATTAACCACAACCATGGTCACAAACACCACCACCACTACACAACCGAGCTCGAAAATACTGAGGCACAATTCTTACAGAAACCTGTACAAGCCGTATAATAGCAGGTGCACCGACGACATCGTACATACTAGACAAG